A window from Desulfonatronum sp. SC1 encodes these proteins:
- a CDS encoding phosphate/phosphite/phosphonate ABC transporter substrate-binding protein, whose protein sequence is MTMHKYDQPSAILRGFGNRLNYLCHCDAQSKTADHATSLHHPSDKQRSEQAPLSTRNIGTSSCIQPLSQAKPAANLLYLLVTLLTLWTIPTTALAQAADSNFRIGFTNNMFTEVNENDARAAMTVWGQTVARERGIPVEPEVLVYKAVQDMLPDLLDGQMDVAAVTSMEYDLLRHEVEFSPIFLTYHDGETAEEFVLLAHRDGPLETLADLAGRHVHVHQALRASLAPLWLDALLVQEKLEPLAELAGRVTTLPSLSQTLLPVFFRQADACLVTRHGFETMVELNPQLGAQLHILAASEPMVPAVFAFRRDYAPSFLEQLLAGIRDLHETPAGGQVLLVFNSERIGDYPESALNTALELIALHRQIVMEDDQ, encoded by the coding sequence ATGACGATGCACAAGTATGACCAGCCTTCCGCCATCCTGCGCGGCTTCGGCAACCGGCTGAATTATCTTTGCCATTGCGACGCCCAGTCCAAGACAGCGGACCACGCGACGAGCCTGCATCACCCGTCTGACAAGCAACGCAGCGAGCAGGCTCCCCTCAGTACGCGGAACATCGGCACTTCCTCTTGCATTCAGCCCCTTTCCCAAGCAAAGCCCGCAGCCAATCTCCTTTACCTGCTGGTAACCTTGCTGACGCTCTGGACGATCCCGACAACCGCCCTGGCGCAGGCCGCTGACAGCAACTTCCGCATCGGGTTCACCAACAACATGTTCACCGAGGTCAACGAAAACGACGCCCGGGCCGCGATGACCGTCTGGGGCCAGACCGTAGCTCGAGAACGCGGGATTCCCGTCGAGCCGGAAGTTTTGGTTTACAAGGCAGTCCAGGACATGCTCCCGGACCTGCTTGACGGCCAGATGGATGTCGCGGCCGTCACGAGCATGGAATACGACCTGCTTCGCCACGAAGTGGAATTCTCCCCGATCTTTCTTACCTATCACGACGGTGAAACCGCCGAGGAATTTGTCCTGCTGGCGCACCGCGACGGCCCCCTGGAAACATTGGCCGACCTGGCGGGCCGTCATGTTCACGTGCATCAGGCCCTGCGGGCCTCCCTGGCTCCGCTCTGGCTGGATGCGCTACTGGTTCAGGAAAAGCTTGAGCCTCTTGCCGAACTGGCCGGACGGGTCACTACCCTGCCCAGCCTCTCGCAGACGCTCCTGCCGGTTTTTTTTCGCCAGGCGGATGCCTGCCTGGTCACACGCCATGGCTTTGAAACCATGGTTGAACTCAATCCCCAACTCGGCGCCCAGCTCCATATCCTGGCCGCCTCGGAGCCGATGGTCCCGGCTGTTTTCGCCTTTCGACGCGACTACGCCCCGTCCTTCCTGGAGCAGCTGCTCGCCGGGATTCGCGACCTGCACGAAACCCCGGCCGGGGGGCAGGTACTGCTAGTCTTCAACAGTGAACGAATCGGGGATTATCCGGAAAGCGCCTTGAATACGGCCCTGGAGTTGATCGCCCTGCACCGACAAATCGTTATGGAGGACGATCAGTGA
- a CDS encoding EAL domain-containing protein: MNPRVVAEGVETVREADFLRANHCPEVQSYLFSRPLSVPQAETFPRE, encoded by the coding sequence ATGAACCCGCGGGTAGTCGCCGAAGGCGTGGAAACCGTCAGGGAGGCCGACTTTCTACGTGCCAACCACTGCCCGGAAGTCCAGAGTTATCTGTTCAGCCGCCCTCTGTCCGTGCCCCAGGCCGAGACGTTTCCGCGTGAATAA
- the tsaA gene encoding tRNA (N6-threonylcarbamoyladenosine(37)-N6)-methyltransferase TrmO produces MIEMHPIGVIHSPFKELSGMPIQPAGAAGVLGTVEISEEYQAGVKDLDGFSHLILLYHFHGSQGFNLKVVPFMDTVPRGLFATRAPKRPNPIGLSIVELDRIEGGVLHIRNVDVLDGTPLLDIKPYVPKFDAHTQARVGWLETPGETVAEQRSDDRFM; encoded by the coding sequence ATGATCGAAATGCATCCCATTGGAGTGATCCACAGTCCGTTCAAGGAACTGAGCGGCATGCCGATTCAGCCCGCCGGAGCGGCGGGAGTACTGGGAACGGTGGAGATATCGGAGGAATACCAGGCCGGGGTGAAGGATTTGGATGGCTTTTCCCATCTCATTTTACTGTACCACTTTCATGGCAGCCAAGGATTCAACCTCAAGGTCGTCCCGTTCATGGACACCGTACCCCGGGGCCTGTTCGCCACTCGTGCGCCCAAGCGGCCGAACCCCATCGGCCTGTCCATCGTGGAACTGGACCGGATCGAAGGCGGTGTGCTGCATATCCGCAACGTCGACGTCCTGGACGGCACTCCGCTTCTGGACATCAAGCCCTATGTGCCGAAATTCGACGCCCACACGCAAGCCCGGGTCGGCTGGCTGGAGACGCCTGGAGAGACCGTGGCCGAGCAAAGATCGGACGATCGGTTCATGTAG
- a CDS encoding antitoxin — protein METAKIFWSGRSQAIRLPKQFRFEGGEVRIRRSGNAVILEPIADDWSWLTQVVGPVDADFEGALREQSEEQRRDELEYFT, from the coding sequence ATGGAAACGGCAAAAATTTTCTGGTCCGGTCGATCACAGGCAATTCGCTTGCCCAAACAATTTCGCTTTGAAGGCGGGGAAGTGCGGATTCGCCGAAGCGGCAACGCGGTCATCCTGGAGCCCATTGCCGACGATTGGTCATGGTTGACGCAGGTCGTCGGCCCGGTGGACGCGGATTTCGAGGGTGCTCTACGGGAACAATCCGAAGAGCAACGCCGGGATGAGTTGGAGTATTTCACATGA
- a CDS encoding helix-turn-helix transcriptional regulator, which yields MDQRSDDVCGEVCVHDDAVRRVAGRMVPDETLQRMAELFKAMGEPARVRILEALSISELCVCDLAELLSMSSSAVSHQLRVLRTARIVKYRKDGKNVIYSLDDAHIVGLLKQAEEHVAE from the coding sequence ATGGATCAGCGGTCGGATGATGTTTGCGGCGAGGTATGCGTCCATGATGACGCGGTGCGGCGGGTGGCGGGGCGGATGGTTCCGGATGAGACTCTTCAGCGGATGGCCGAGCTGTTCAAAGCCATGGGCGAGCCCGCCCGTGTGCGCATCCTGGAGGCCTTGAGCATTTCCGAATTGTGCGTCTGCGACTTGGCCGAGCTGCTGTCCATGAGTTCATCGGCGGTGTCTCACCAACTGCGCGTGCTGCGCACGGCCCGCATCGTCAAATATCGCAAGGACGGCAAGAACGTGATCTACAGCCTGGACGACGCGCACATCGTGGGATTGCTCAAGCAGGCCGAGGAGCATGTGGCGGAGTAG
- a CDS encoding PD-(D/E)XK nuclease family protein, translating into MRDPLFPHLLLAPPDASSWTDPSATSRRLHGDVAHQALALLGPGETGPDETSLAAVTRRLHQARALLGVHPARLDLAPLASAMVRTLAHPLMAELFSETALALAEQEIVIPAQVSAQASAHPHGPSSTAPHALVRVDRLVLLPDGTAWVLDFKLGAGDPDADRAQVRSYQRLLADLLGRECHGALVNLERAEVVTLPPVQPRHHPASAFEKSGSSTCPFPEALLPSPPEDHTHPIRVLSLHADPIALLHDHLRARCADAPFLAMGNIQVIFPHRRPRIYLHQALARSLGAPFLPPRCSSLEDWILRQTCLASDDPPALATPLDQAWLLHEIDADLKDGLKGGLKDDQEATPWHRFLPWGLRLTQVLDELDRERITARALDHPPDDLPEAAARLLADLGAVQAAFHEQLAARNLATPATLAARIPPERLHRDHSPLHGPTYLCGLFALTRTEADLVQSLRQAGAELWWQADQPLPEPLQRWASAWKADLDWEFAPSDQDEGQSLGQPQGLAQGLAPTFILAHDLHSELRRLAEDAASWGQEEKVAVILPDPALLRPVLAHLPMDKEVNVTLGLPLERSALGLLLHTLTRMARDERLTGVGPASRDYLDLWQNPWVRRLLPSGGLARLRRLIQGQGHAFLDPPALVELLRECVAVDVENVGEAEHEKIGGQEGTDPAPFTASGMAGLAVLFHEALGLTTLNELGGFLPRLLDALQVRERAPSVLEMHAVHALYSTVLPGLEQTLSRDRALPPAALWSVFWNCLGLERIPFSGEPLTSWQVMGLLESRLLCFDKVIVLECVEGVLPRTAAPNPLLPEALRPALGLSPGYAEERIIHYHLQRLMASTGEVRLYSRQGASPNPLEGRTMPSRYWERELWGLEKAAGRLLHGSVSRVALELDLSLSPGRPPEKAAQADRLARRLERGLSLSALRTYLRCPLRFFKEEVAAFPPRPDPRDDPGAAVMGRLAHDILERLFRPHEQSTVVPMDLLSGFDDIWSELAPGHLREAPLAPAARFFQARLLQELLRAYLRQSDQPVHLLAVEQSAQRPLPGAAARIVLRGRLDRIDLDPSLNIPMILDYKTGGASRRKPLDILRLEELANDLTDLSPGDETAAHEGLTLVNTHLSDPQLPGYLYLHAAPALCGYVHLGEWQAKNRFVPLTKPGKKNEAERLTHHFLDWQTQGLPVILEWLGRHILEAPLFSPTTQPGTCPSCPWRVTCPWALAE; encoded by the coding sequence ATGCGCGACCCCCTGTTTCCCCACCTGCTCCTGGCCCCACCCGACGCCTCGTCCTGGACCGACCCGTCCGCGACCTCGCGGCGACTGCACGGCGACGTGGCCCATCAAGCCCTGGCCCTGCTCGGCCCCGGCGAGACCGGACCAGACGAGACCTCTTTGGCCGCGGTGACCCGTCGTCTGCATCAGGCCCGGGCCCTGCTGGGCGTGCACCCGGCCCGGCTGGACCTGGCCCCGCTGGCCTCGGCCATGGTCCGAACCCTGGCCCACCCCTTGATGGCCGAACTCTTTTCCGAAACGGCCCTGGCCCTGGCGGAACAGGAAATCGTGATTCCGGCCCAGGTTTCGGCCCAGGCCTCGGCCCATCCCCACGGACCGTCCTCCACTGCGCCGCACGCCCTGGTCCGGGTGGACCGCCTGGTCCTGCTGCCGGACGGCACGGCCTGGGTGCTGGACTTCAAGCTGGGCGCGGGCGACCCGGACGCGGACCGGGCCCAGGTCCGCTCCTATCAACGCCTCCTGGCCGACCTGCTGGGCCGGGAATGCCATGGCGCGCTGGTCAACCTGGAGCGAGCCGAGGTGGTCACGCTCCCGCCCGTACAACCACGACATCACCCGGCTTCGGCCTTTGAGAAGTCAGGATCATCGACCTGCCCGTTTCCAGAAGCCCTGCTCCCGAGCCCCCCGGAGGATCACACACACCCCATCCGCGTCCTCTCCCTGCATGCCGACCCCATCGCCCTGCTCCACGACCACCTCAGGGCCCGATGCGCCGATGCCCCATTCCTGGCCATGGGCAACATCCAGGTCATCTTCCCCCATCGTCGGCCGCGCATCTATCTGCATCAGGCCCTGGCCCGCTCCCTGGGCGCGCCCTTTCTGCCTCCGCGCTGCTCCAGCCTGGAAGACTGGATTCTGCGCCAGACCTGCCTGGCTTCGGATGATCCCCCGGCCCTGGCCACCCCATTGGATCAGGCCTGGCTGTTGCACGAGATCGACGCCGACCTGAAGGACGGTCTGAAAGGCGGCCTGAAGGACGATCAAGAGGCGACGCCCTGGCATCGGTTTCTGCCCTGGGGTCTGCGCCTGACCCAGGTTCTGGACGAACTGGACCGGGAGCGGATCACGGCCCGGGCCCTGGACCATCCTCCGGACGACCTACCGGAAGCGGCCGCACGGCTGCTGGCCGACCTGGGAGCGGTCCAGGCCGCGTTTCACGAACAACTCGCGGCCCGCAACCTGGCCACCCCGGCGACCCTGGCCGCCCGAATCCCACCGGAACGCCTCCACCGGGACCACTCACCGCTTCACGGTCCGACCTACCTTTGCGGCCTGTTCGCCCTGACCCGGACCGAGGCCGATCTGGTCCAGTCCCTGCGCCAGGCTGGAGCGGAACTCTGGTGGCAGGCCGACCAGCCCCTGCCCGAACCTTTGCAACGCTGGGCCTCGGCCTGGAAGGCTGATCTGGACTGGGAATTCGCCCCCAGTGACCAGGATGAAGGCCAATCCCTGGGCCAGCCCCAGGGTTTGGCCCAGGGTTTGGCCCCGACCTTCATCCTGGCCCATGACCTGCACTCCGAATTGCGCCGTCTGGCCGAGGACGCCGCATCCTGGGGACAAGAAGAGAAAGTTGCCGTGATCCTGCCCGACCCGGCCCTGCTGCGCCCCGTGCTGGCCCACCTGCCCATGGACAAGGAGGTCAACGTCACCCTGGGCCTGCCCCTGGAGCGCTCGGCCCTGGGCCTGCTCCTGCACACCCTGACCCGCATGGCCCGGGACGAACGGCTCACCGGCGTGGGGCCAGCCAGTCGGGATTACCTGGATCTCTGGCAAAATCCCTGGGTGCGGCGGCTGTTGCCCAGCGGAGGCCTGGCCCGCCTGCGCCGCCTGATCCAGGGGCAAGGGCACGCGTTTCTGGATCCCCCGGCCCTGGTGGAACTGCTTCGGGAGTGCGTCGCGGTGGACGTTGAGAATGTGGGTGAGGCCGAGCACGAGAAGATAGGAGGGCAGGAGGGAACCGATCCCGCCCCCTTCACGGCATCGGGCATGGCCGGGCTGGCGGTTCTTTTTCATGAGGCCCTGGGCCTGACCACCCTGAATGAACTGGGCGGATTCCTGCCGCGCCTCCTGGACGCCCTCCAGGTGCGGGAACGAGCTCCCTCGGTGCTGGAAATGCACGCGGTCCATGCGCTGTATTCCACGGTTCTTCCAGGCCTGGAGCAGACCTTGAGCCGGGACCGGGCGCTTCCTCCGGCGGCCTTGTGGAGCGTGTTCTGGAATTGCCTCGGTCTGGAGCGCATCCCGTTCAGCGGGGAGCCGCTCACGTCCTGGCAGGTGATGGGATTACTGGAAAGTCGGCTGTTATGCTTCGACAAGGTGATCGTGCTGGAATGCGTAGAAGGGGTTCTGCCCCGGACCGCCGCGCCCAACCCCCTGCTGCCCGAGGCCCTGCGCCCGGCCCTGGGACTGTCGCCGGGCTATGCCGAGGAGCGGATCATCCACTACCATCTCCAGCGATTGATGGCCTCGACCGGGGAGGTCCGCCTCTACAGCCGCCAGGGCGCGTCCCCCAATCCACTGGAAGGCCGGACCATGCCCAGCCGGTATTGGGAGCGGGAACTCTGGGGCCTGGAAAAGGCCGCGGGCAGGCTCCTGCATGGAAGCGTTTCCCGAGTGGCGCTGGAACTGGACCTGAGCCTGTCGCCCGGGCGTCCGCCGGAAAAGGCGGCCCAGGCGGACCGTCTGGCCCGGCGCTTGGAACGGGGCCTGTCCCTGTCCGCGCTGCGCACCTATCTGCGCTGCCCGCTGCGCTTCTTCAAGGAAGAGGTGGCCGCCTTCCCGCCTCGGCCCGACCCGCGCGACGACCCCGGTGCCGCGGTCATGGGCCGTCTGGCCCACGACATCCTGGAGCGGCTGTTCCGGCCCCACGAGCAATCCACCGTGGTGCCCATGGATCTGCTATCCGGATTTGACGACATTTGGTCCGAGTTGGCCCCAGGCCATTTGCGGGAGGCCCCCCTGGCCCCGGCGGCCCGGTTCTTCCAGGCCCGGCTGCTGCAAGAACTGCTGCGCGCGTACCTGCGCCAGTCCGACCAGCCGGTCCACCTGCTGGCCGTGGAACAGTCAGCCCAACGTCCCCTGCCCGGAGCCGCCGCCAGGATCGTCCTGCGCGGCAGGCTGGACAGGATCGACCTGGACCCTTCGCTGAACATCCCCATGATTCTGGACTACAAGACCGGCGGCGCGTCCCGGCGCAAGCCGCTGGACATCCTTCGCCTGGAAGAACTGGCGAATGACCTGACAGACCTGTCTCCGGGCGACGAAACAGCGGCCCACGAAGGACTGACCCTGGTCAACACCCACCTCTCTGATCCGCAACTGCCCGGCTACCTCTATCTCCACGCCGCTCCGGCCCTGTGCGGCTACGTGCATCTCGGCGAATGGCAGGCCAAAAACCGCTTCGTCCCGCTGACCAAACCCGGCAAAAAAAACGAGGCCGAACGCCTGACGCATCATTTCCTGGACTGGCAGACGCAAGGCCTGCCCGTGATCCTGGAATGGCTCGGCCGCCACATCCTGGAAGCCCCCCTGTTCTCCCCCACCACCCAACCAGGAACCTGCCCCTCCTGCCCCTGGCGGGTTACTTGCCCGTGGGCCTTGGCGGAATAA
- a CDS encoding TolC family protein: MKIRPLSFPAMTILFCLVVLAAPPDPTAAATGSPDGEMVVHTADLETCLEAALENNRRRPASRYAVEMAEAQHRQALAGYWPQISLQGGYQLLDQDPNYIFPAYNFTLPMGGTIPITIPGVGTVPTNAITIPEQDIKLMDKESFRASVQGSWLLYDGGMRKGLREQTEGLVDMMQQEVRRTDLEIMDSVKRLYHGAVLAAQLHQVGKDTLARMEATLNLTETMYKEGSGTVKKTDWLGNKVMVESLRSMVASLEKNELMAQAALANTMGLPWHASVRPVDQEMPFTPFAEQLDGLVGTAYRFNPDWAKIEAGIRAAEGSLRTAHSGHLPKLAVTGELFRWWNDYDAGMATDRNKKGWSVGVGMEIPIFSGFLTQGRVAEARARVAKIKEEQFLLQEGIGLQLRDIFLSLGAAEKSHQATLEAMDAAVENRDLNTRAYQHSLVETEEVIRAQLMEALMSAQHYRARYDHIALQSRMNLVVGTEVLKKLEE, translated from the coding sequence ATGAAGATACGTCCCCTTTCGTTTCCGGCAATGACAATCCTGTTCTGTCTGGTCGTTCTGGCCGCGCCGCCAGACCCCACGGCGGCTGCAACGGGTTCGCCGGATGGGGAAATGGTCGTTCATACGGCCGATCTCGAGACATGCCTTGAGGCTGCCCTGGAGAACAACCGCCGTCGTCCAGCTTCCCGCTACGCCGTGGAAATGGCCGAGGCCCAACATCGCCAAGCCCTGGCCGGCTACTGGCCGCAGATCAGCCTCCAGGGCGGCTACCAACTCCTGGACCAGGACCCGAACTACATCTTTCCGGCCTACAATTTCACCCTGCCCATGGGCGGAACCATCCCGATCACCATTCCGGGAGTGGGGACCGTGCCCACCAACGCCATCACCATTCCCGAACAGGACATCAAGCTGATGGACAAGGAGTCGTTCAGGGCTTCGGTCCAGGGCTCCTGGCTGCTCTATGACGGCGGGATGCGCAAGGGCCTGCGGGAACAGACCGAGGGCCTGGTGGACATGATGCAGCAGGAGGTTCGGCGTACGGACCTGGAGATCATGGACAGCGTCAAACGGCTCTACCACGGCGCGGTCCTGGCCGCCCAGCTCCACCAGGTTGGCAAGGATACCCTGGCCCGGATGGAGGCCACCCTGAACCTCACGGAAACCATGTACAAGGAAGGCTCCGGCACGGTCAAAAAGACGGACTGGCTGGGCAACAAGGTAATGGTCGAGTCCTTGCGCTCCATGGTTGCCTCACTGGAAAAGAACGAATTAATGGCCCAGGCCGCCCTGGCCAATACCATGGGGCTGCCCTGGCATGCCAGCGTCCGGCCGGTGGACCAGGAAATGCCCTTTACGCCGTTCGCGGAACAACTGGACGGACTGGTTGGGACAGCTTACCGATTCAATCCGGACTGGGCCAAGATCGAGGCCGGGATCCGGGCCGCGGAGGGCTCCCTGCGCACGGCGCACAGCGGACATCTTCCCAAGCTTGCCGTGACAGGGGAACTGTTCAGGTGGTGGAACGACTACGACGCGGGCATGGCCACGGACCGCAACAAGAAGGGCTGGTCCGTGGGCGTGGGCATGGAGATCCCGATTTTCAGCGGGTTTCTGACCCAGGGCAGGGTGGCCGAGGCCCGAGCCCGGGTCGCCAAGATCAAAGAAGAGCAGTTCCTGCTCCAGGAAGGTATCGGCCTCCAGCTCCGGGATATTTTCCTGTCCTTGGGTGCGGCTGAAAAGTCCCACCAGGCCACGCTGGAGGCCATGGACGCCGCCGTGGAGAACCGCGATCTGAACACCAGGGCCTACCAGCACTCGCTGGTGGAGACGGAAGAGGTCATCCGCGCCCAGTTGATGGAAGCCCTGATGTCCGCCCAGCACTATCGGGCGCGCTACGATCACATCGCCCTGCAGTCCCGGATGAATTTGGTGGTTGGGACCGAGGTGCTCAAGAAGCTGGAAGAATAG
- a CDS encoding SO_0444 family Cu/Zn efflux transporter, with protein sequence MDWVLQVALAGWDVLVASAPYMLLGFFFAGVLKAFLPDDLVARHLGTSSFSGLIKAAAVGVPIPLCSCGVLPTAAGLRRQGAAKGPTAAFLISTPETGVDSIAVTWALLDPFMTIVRPLSAFFTALVTGTMVQALDRSNEPPALPPSKPQFSPSPSPSPFPSSSPCLTGAGCGCATVQSQGQSQDHKPDQPPAKTSALLRLRAGMAFAFGDLFRDIAPWFLLGVLIAGGISVWLTPEMVSRWLGNPVLAMVVMLVISVPLYVCATASTPIAAALVLKGLNPGAALVFLLAGPAVNAVALTVITKILGRRATVIYVSGIVICTLGLGLMVDWIYGQTDFMVGALGNWRIGADEEEARLVGVASAVVLLGVFAWSWTAAFTSHNQVEHVDLDQIGQFQQGLEPRLADEVVRSQVQSPRS encoded by the coding sequence ATGGATTGGGTGTTGCAAGTGGCCCTGGCCGGGTGGGACGTGCTCGTGGCCTCGGCGCCGTACATGCTTTTGGGGTTTTTCTTCGCGGGAGTGCTCAAGGCCTTTTTGCCGGACGACCTGGTGGCCAGACATCTGGGCACATCGTCATTTTCGGGATTGATCAAAGCCGCGGCTGTGGGCGTGCCCATCCCGCTGTGCAGTTGCGGGGTGCTGCCCACCGCAGCGGGCCTGCGTCGCCAGGGAGCGGCCAAGGGGCCTACCGCGGCCTTTCTGATCTCCACGCCCGAGACGGGCGTGGATTCGATAGCAGTGACCTGGGCCCTGCTGGACCCTTTCATGACCATTGTCCGCCCGCTGTCCGCATTTTTCACGGCCCTGGTCACCGGGACCATGGTTCAGGCCCTGGATCGGAGCAACGAACCGCCGGCACTGCCTCCTTCCAAGCCTCAGTTTTCTCCTTCCCCCAGTCCGTCCCCGTTCCCGTCCTCGTCTCCGTGCTTGACCGGGGCAGGATGCGGTTGCGCTACAGTGCAGTCTCAAGGGCAGTCTCAAGACCACAAGCCTGACCAGCCTCCGGCTAAAACCTCGGCTCTGCTCCGCCTGCGTGCGGGCATGGCCTTTGCCTTCGGCGATCTGTTCCGGGACATCGCTCCATGGTTTCTGCTGGGCGTGCTCATAGCCGGCGGAATCTCCGTTTGGCTCACACCGGAGATGGTCTCTAGGTGGCTGGGAAATCCCGTGCTGGCCATGGTGGTCATGCTGGTGATTTCCGTGCCGCTGTACGTCTGCGCCACGGCTTCCACGCCCATTGCCGCGGCCTTGGTGCTCAAGGGCCTGAACCCGGGAGCGGCCCTGGTCTTTCTGCTGGCTGGCCCGGCGGTCAACGCCGTGGCTCTGACCGTAATCACCAAAATTCTGGGCCGACGGGCCACGGTGATCTACGTTTCCGGGATCGTGATCTGCACCCTGGGCCTGGGCCTAATGGTGGACTGGATCTACGGACAAACGGACTTTATGGTCGGCGCGTTGGGGAACTGGCGCATCGGCGCGGACGAAGAAGAGGCAAGGCTTGTGGGTGTGGCTTCCGCCGTAGTGCTCTTGGGGGTGTTCGCTTGGAGCTGGACGGCGGCATTCACTTCACACAACCAGGTTGAGCACGTCGACCTTGACCAGATCGGCCAGTTCCAGCAGGGCCTCGAACCTCGATTGGCCGATGAAGTTGTCCGGAGCCAGGTACAAAGCCCTCGGTCTTGA
- a CDS encoding type II toxin-antitoxin system VapC family toxin, protein MKYLLDTNAIITLFKGEPVFLERMRRHRPPDFGVPAIVIHELYYGAFKSRRVVENRERISSLRFNILSFDSEDARRAGEIRAALSAQGSPIGPYDVLIAGQAMARGLALITNNRREFDRVHGLRIEDWLNE, encoded by the coding sequence ATGAAATACCTTCTGGATACCAACGCGATTATCACTCTGTTCAAAGGCGAACCGGTCTTTTTGGAACGTATGCGACGTCATCGCCCGCCGGATTTTGGCGTTCCTGCCATTGTCATCCACGAGTTGTATTACGGAGCGTTCAAGAGCCGACGCGTGGTCGAGAATCGGGAAAGAATCTCCTCCCTGCGCTTCAATATCCTTTCATTCGACTCGGAAGACGCCCGCCGTGCGGGTGAAATCCGTGCCGCGCTTTCGGCGCAAGGATCGCCCATCGGACCATACGACGTACTCATTGCCGGACAAGCCATGGCTCGTGGACTGGCGTTGATAACGAACAATCGACGAGAGTTCGACAGGGTGCATGGGTTACGGATCGAAGACTGGCTGAATGAATAA